The following is a genomic window from Helicobacter sp. MIT 21-1697.
AATGGATAACTTAGAGAAACTAGATTTGGACAAAAAGATAAAGCTACATATTATCGGGGAGGGAGATTCTAAGCATCTCATTAGAGAATATCCTTATGAGGTTATTTATCTAGGCACACTCTCGCCCAAAGATTTACCACTTTATTTGCAAAAGAATTGTGATATTTGCTTTGCTATGGGAACTTCTATGCTAGAGGCAGAAAAATGCGGTGTGCCTGCTGCAATGGTGTTTTATACGACTGAAAAATTCTCTAATGATTCCTTTGTTTGGACTTTTAAGCTTAAAAATTATGTTTTGGGCTATGAAAAAAGCTTGGGATTGATACCTGAAACAGAGTTAATGAGCCTAGAGCAAATCTTAAATGATTTTTTAGCCAATATGGCTCATCGTTCCAAAGAGGCAAGAGCACATTTTGAAAGTTTTTTGATAGAGAAGCATATAGAGAAGTTTTTGCAATGTGCTAATGAAACTTCGTATTCAATGGAGGTATTGAGTAAAGAAAAATCAAAGATTAAGGTAGAGCGTCTTAAATGTAAAATAATAAAATTATTTAAAAAATTAAGGAAAGTTTTGACATAATTTATTCCGCTTTTTGTTCTAAATACCATTTGTGTATTTTATAAATAGGGGGGGGGGATATGAACAAAGCTATCAAAGCCGCAATAAGACAATATCTTTATGTTAAAAATGATAGATACAAGAATAATTTACGGATAAGAATCTATCTTTACATTTTTTCTTTGAAAATTCCTTTATTGATGAAACGATTTAAAGGCAAAAATCGGTTGGAATATCGCCTGTTTTTTGTGTTGCCTATTTGGCGTAAAAAGGACAATCAAGAGAAATTAAAATTCATTGCATCAGTGCAAGAAAACTACCAAAACACAATTCAAGCCATAAAATCTCGCACCCAAGATGGCAAACCGATAAGAGTAGGTTTTTTAATCATCGCTGATAGTGTATTTTCTGCCCGAGCTATCTTTGAACTAATGCTAGAAGATTCCACATTCGCACCTTTTGTCCTTGTGATACCTGATACTTCAAGGGGAGAGGAACGAATGTTTA
Proteins encoded in this region:
- a CDS encoding glycosyltransferase; amino-acid sequence: MRNIYVFYPTQVIGGAELLFVRVLNFLAQHYPIKVGYINFADSCINELLSECVERIVVDKSITLPSHSTIIAPPFCLCKFPKIKSKNIYFLYWVLHFEEFTISMMPLARITREDCAKKAQTMIHYNALICMDEVTKIATEEFSSLKVEQKHIVPVILEDYPCSFTKETLVDEECIHIAWVGRLSRDKIYALINLMDNLEKLDLDKKIKLHIIGEGDSKHLIREYPYEVIYLGTLSPKDLPLYLQKNCDICFAMGTSMLEAEKCGVPAAMVFYTTEKFSNDSFVWTFKLKNYVLGYEKSLGLIPETELMSLEQILNDFLANMAHRSKEARAHFESFLIEKHIEKFLQCANETSYSMEVLSKEKSKIKVERLKCKIIKLFKKLRKVLT